The following proteins are co-located in the Trichormus variabilis 0441 genome:
- a CDS encoding ATP-binding protein, producing the protein MQNQPPFIINSTYHREESKDIEFKSIASQHPVKKIVNHAEEYITGFLNALVEGQLYIGIDDAGKILGVKLSRSERDEIQKIIPNKLRNTDPIVSPSLYDIAFYNVLNEEQKDIEDLFVVNISVLGVDESQFYRTSSREYFLYKTTGGSTYLKTGTDCIKLNTTEIAQEIQKRKQKYLKQELDNIDDKLLQNPDNRSLLKEKANIAKLMGDIEKMDESYKRLINLNPNNSRTRVDYASAHKSIGDLEGALDILEDALKVDGDNLSILKTKGEILLGSDSSDKVKEAFQTYETALKLNPEDYTIITQIGIALRKLGKYKESIKVFNLALAKSPHYRAAKYEKRITYHKMFEGGIRI; encoded by the coding sequence ATGCAAAATCAGCCACCATTTATAATCAATTCAACTTACCATCGAGAGGAGAGTAAAGATATTGAATTTAAGAGTATAGCATCACAACATCCTGTTAAAAAAATTGTAAATCATGCAGAGGAATATATAACTGGATTTCTTAACGCGCTAGTAGAAGGTCAACTATATATAGGTATAGATGATGCTGGAAAAATTTTAGGTGTTAAACTTAGCAGGAGCGAGCGAGATGAAATTCAAAAAATCATCCCCAATAAACTCAGAAATACAGACCCAATAGTTTCTCCATCGCTTTATGATATTGCATTCTACAATGTTCTTAACGAAGAACAAAAAGACATTGAAGATTTGTTTGTTGTAAATATAAGTGTTTTAGGAGTAGATGAAAGCCAATTTTATAGAACATCAAGCCGTGAGTATTTTCTATACAAAACAACAGGAGGTAGTACTTATCTTAAAACAGGAACAGACTGCATTAAGCTGAATACCACAGAAATAGCACAAGAAATTCAAAAGCGTAAACAAAAGTATTTAAAGCAAGAGTTAGACAATATCGACGATAAACTTTTACAAAATCCAGATAATCGTTCTCTTCTCAAGGAAAAAGCCAACATAGCAAAACTGATGGGTGATATTGAGAAAATGGATGAAAGTTATAAAAGGCTAATCAATCTTAACCCTAACAATTCTAGAACAAGGGTTGATTATGCCTCTGCACACAAAAGTATAGGTGATTTAGAGGGTGCATTAGATATCCTTGAAGATGCTCTTAAGGTAGACGGAGATAATCTGAGCATATTAAAAACAAAAGGAGAAATACTGTTAGGCTCAGATAGCTCAGATAAGGTTAAGGAAGCTTTTCAAACTTATGAAACTGCATTGAAATTGAATCCAGAAGACTATACTATCATTACCCAAATTGGGATTGCATTAAGAAAATTAGGTAAATATAAGGAATCTATCAAAGTTTTTAATTTAGCTCTGGCAAAGTCTCCTCATTATAGAGCAGCAAAATATGAAAAAAGAATAACTTATCATAAGATGTTTGAAGGCGGTATCAGAATATAA
- a CDS encoding reverse transcriptase domain-containing protein, which translates to MSNKISLSPLLYESCEDLSKKFSELKSARDVAQILQVPYNYLIYYIYRTSENSKYQTFNLEKKSGGYRTIHSPNNSLEILQRKLSQILYSVYSPKPCVHGFAANRSIVTNAKVHTKKKFVLNIDIKDFFDVINFGRVRGLFIAKPYQLNEEVATILAQICCFQNKLPQGAPTSPIISNLVCARMDKELQKFAKENGIFYTRYADDITFSINREDLPVGLVSSYSKGFSKVILGDDLRSIIENNGFKINEAKVRLAYRTQRQEVTGLVVNKGVNVNRKYIRNLYGTLHAWEKYGLEEANKIYISKYAKKTLLPSDEKPSFLDSLRGKIEFIGSVRGKDDPLYRKLLKIFHELKEKESDKDNNLVS; encoded by the coding sequence GTGAGTAACAAAATTTCTCTTTCGCCTCTTTTATATGAAAGTTGTGAAGACCTTAGCAAAAAATTCAGCGAATTAAAATCAGCAAGGGATGTTGCTCAAATTCTACAAGTTCCATATAATTATTTAATTTATTATATTTATAGAACTTCTGAAAATTCAAAATATCAAACTTTTAATTTAGAAAAGAAGTCTGGTGGTTATAGAACTATTCACTCTCCAAATAATTCTCTGGAAATCCTTCAAAGGAAACTAAGTCAAATACTATATTCAGTCTATAGCCCAAAACCTTGTGTTCATGGGTTTGCAGCTAACCGTAGTATAGTTACCAATGCTAAAGTTCATACAAAGAAAAAATTTGTTCTAAATATAGATATTAAGGATTTTTTTGATGTAATAAATTTTGGTAGAGTAAGAGGACTCTTTATTGCAAAACCATACCAGTTAAATGAAGAAGTTGCAACTATTCTAGCTCAGATTTGCTGCTTTCAAAACAAATTGCCCCAAGGAGCGCCAACATCGCCAATTATTTCAAATTTAGTTTGTGCAAGAATGGACAAAGAGCTTCAAAAGTTTGCCAAAGAGAATGGTATTTTTTATACGCGATATGCTGATGATATAACATTTTCAATTAATAGAGAAGATTTACCTGTTGGATTAGTTTCGTCATATAGCAAGGGATTTTCTAAAGTTATACTAGGTGATGATTTAAGGTCAATTATAGAGAATAATGGATTTAAAATAAACGAAGCAAAAGTAAGATTGGCTTATAGAACACAAAGACAAGAAGTTACAGGCTTAGTTGTTAATAAAGGTGTTAATGTTAATCGCAAATATATTCGTAATCTTTATGGAACTCTTCATGCCTGGGAAAAATATGGTTTAGAAGAAGCCAACAAGATTTACATCTCTAAGTATGCAAAGAAAACTCTATTACCTAGTGATGAAAAACCCTCTTTTTTAGATTCACTAAGAGGAAAGATAGAATTTATAGGCAGTGTTAGAGGAAAAGACGACCCTCTATATCGAAAACTTTTGAAGATATTTCATGAATTAAAGGAAAAAGAATCTGACAAAGACAACAATTTAGTTTCATAA
- a CDS encoding TIGR04255 family protein: protein MSIAKFSKSPLTEVVLGVEFNDPGFSSVHFGLYWQSIQDRFPSPPLDRPPIGDIELLPMMPKLRRVWFESLDRKELIQLQSNRFHYNWRRQGEADEYPHFKEIYPKFQSEWQHFQNWWLSTEKTFLQPIRYELTYLNQIDQNFGWKEPGDNNKIFNFMSKEWEITLKQPRLFNAEFEFELPDNLGNLLVRINQIIRLEDNNSMLLLELTSRSYDTKVSYEEWFHSAHKYTVNTFIELLQKDVKKEWGLKWLGQ from the coding sequence ATGTCAATAGCTAAATTCAGTAAGTCACCACTGACAGAAGTTGTCTTGGGCGTTGAATTCAACGATCCAGGGTTCTCTTCTGTGCATTTCGGACTGTACTGGCAGAGTATTCAAGACCGATTTCCTTCTCCGCCACTTGACAGACCGCCAATAGGAGACATTGAACTTCTTCCTATGATGCCCAAACTCCGTCGAGTTTGGTTTGAGTCACTTGACAGAAAAGAACTCATACAGTTGCAGTCAAACCGATTTCATTACAACTGGCGTCGTCAAGGTGAAGCAGATGAATATCCTCATTTTAAAGAAATATATCCAAAATTTCAAAGTGAATGGCAGCACTTTCAGAATTGGTGGTTAAGCACTGAGAAAACATTTTTACAACCGATTCGTTATGAACTTACTTATCTTAATCAGATTGATCAAAATTTTGGTTGGAAAGAGCCAGGAGATAACAATAAAATTTTCAACTTCATGAGCAAAGAATGGGAAATTACTCTGAAACAACCTCGATTGTTTAATGCTGAATTTGAATTTGAACTTCCTGATAATTTAGGGAATTTGTTAGTTCGTATTAACCAAATAATTAGGTTGGAAGATAATAATTCTATGCTACTTTTAGAATTAACAAGTCGTAGCTACGATACAAAAGTAAGTTATGAAGAATGGTTTCACTCTGCCCATAAATACACAGTTAATACATTTATAGAACTATTACAAAAAGATGTTAAAAAAGAATGGGGTCTAAAATGGTTGGGACAGTAG
- a CDS encoding DEAD/DEAH box helicase has protein sequence MKNNSNYLDPIAAVEQPRQDFIRYLLTAYPLRDPHLRYGLKQQLEVPGTVWQHPYLEGSQPYRPANSVNALVSQGVLHPEMASLFTPNQRPLYEHQENAVKAVIQQKQNIVVATGTGSGKTECFLIPMLDMLLKEEANLAIAGVRALILYPMNALVNDQVKRLRKLLCSQETIKIRFGFYTSRTENDRHKAEEALAEELQAYESEELWELFTQKEKSSLNLSTRERLIDEAIAKIQKIQAISRQEIWEKPPHILVTNYSMLEHMLIRPVERNKVFATSASTFKMLVVDEAHTYNGSTGSEVSMLIERLKVAVEQEKPGKIRCIATSASLGDASVNNEILEFATKFFGESFNQVIRGDRVKAIERLGEPYLLSAELTHEEILAYLSILELPKIDDDLSIWFDRLSGFVPTEHLKAAETKAQGDVHQFLWYALKQHPIVHRLIEFLSRQPQPWEKITQSTEFWCVNLPFKSDGTIDDTETKFALAHLLQLGTLARENSESLPLLPVRIHLLFRSLEGMYACINPQCPGGVCDPNYEDKPRRYGRLYLNEKRTCDDCNSPVLELGSCYQCGQAYAFTQINGVSKLEPLPRSNQGLRENDKIYTLTSGLLDSITEEEEIGEEEQESSPTNTLIIRQRDGWIGLPTSVTFTNKSSEPNEFYLAWHRPRDKDAKDLSGCYLPRCAACGTRPIRAQAINRFVAYTDEPLEAMIDSLFDLLPESQEDQGSASKRKLLTFSDGRQDAAFFASDYQRTHTETVYRQIIWQAFQELNPDDDIVSINQLINKVKQQFLETSIPHPDRDSRKNYLSYYPDDEESLENYRDCQDSAEARAKELLLREFALPFNRRSTLEAYALFACHIELRDERLIELVAREFEISNAEAKIFLIVLTDIIRRTGIVSIDGASRYFPETGGVEGVRPEMVDIQGRSKNYLFLEKSPDEQKKFKDSPSFIPKWKQKTGEVSQVQNRLGWYYLQLFGDNLPNRDKFVALFKQLEQLRLLEKAKNGHQLNWTRLNIIKTQHDWYQCDRCQQIIHVPGLSDVQKSQTKLNIFGCPAFKCTGQLQPYYAEKIEQVRNEHYQQYIIKNRLPLPLRSQEHTAQLGVTELERRENRFRRGQINLLSCSTTLEMGVDIGELQAVVLRNFPPHVSNYQQRAGRAGRRTDGVAITLMYGQRRPHDRFYFEQPEQLIAGSNQIPKLDADNFQIQQRHIRAELLAEFLKTKERGAEKVTIAEFFSLPVHKFDSLDTPPPTAIVSELQEWLHSDDAHNLAQLWINKLKISYAATDILNQFVAAILVFQQAQLADWNDLVLLLKDIQDSITAETDRTKRKGIEKRRDGIEAELEKIGKRRLHDELVQASILPIYGFPIDVVRLLTGESDEFKSSQGKHRLERDRRLALGEYAPSQDIVVDDRVYQSVGILRPSDLEQKYYWVCKNCNHFESSISEQIIEQCSVCGCKPTPAAAGKMKLYKVPKAFTTDWSVTPKVTPYTKPQRQLTSQVFLAKSGEDQEQLESEFYKLTVNKGGILFLANQGSLGRGKGFSKEGFAICQYCGRDLSELVQKQREANNAKGGSKKASSKASSTAHKHPITAKDCSGTGYPHIHLGHEFRSDLLKIEFQKIANLKPLFGDVVHYGDGGTVASVTEQIYHDTDGMAFWRSLTYALIAAAAQVIDVPRSELDGLFTPLPNQLAQIIIYDNVPGGAGYSKRIADHFFQVLEKALEITASCSCDTSCYDCLRTYSNQPFHAELNRKIVANFLTDLVVKPDPELQAFAPNANRVKLSQMATRVPAICRMAGKESMIYLPSLIDTFNLNNGSPLPWLKLLKDAVYSMQRSNIALELILNQLPEPNTAASDATRRNLQLLQKHLQQWVDQELLKLYQTSVNDVPILCLSTQQQNRIALQLHQQEWFETRSGEGVDTVFQRLQNLRSQARPVEAIELEDPNTTVIFPDRTWSNLTITQLRQRLGIDRVFSGGGVKIVYRDRYLNEKGGKILADLLQGDGINENSSVTIWVLEDYKGELGSQRKANLEAALTQIQRMGVSTTVKVQPWYERSYFPHSREMEVLTANGQRYKIMFDKGMDFLELKATGVYSVTESTYVVINKQD, from the coding sequence ATGAAAAACAACAGCAACTACCTTGACCCGATCGCCGCAGTTGAGCAACCCCGCCAAGATTTTATTCGTTATCTGCTAACTGCTTACCCACTACGAGATCCTCATCTACGCTACGGTTTAAAACAGCAGCTAGAAGTACCTGGAACAGTTTGGCAGCATCCTTATTTAGAAGGTTCTCAACCTTATCGGCCTGCTAACAGTGTGAATGCGCTGGTAAGTCAGGGTGTTTTGCATCCAGAAATGGCAAGTTTATTCACTCCCAATCAGCGTCCTCTCTACGAACACCAAGAAAACGCTGTCAAGGCAGTTATTCAGCAAAAACAAAACATCGTTGTTGCTACTGGTACAGGTTCAGGTAAAACAGAGTGTTTCCTAATTCCCATGTTGGATATGCTGCTGAAAGAAGAAGCAAATTTAGCAATAGCTGGGGTTAGAGCGTTAATTTTGTACCCCATGAACGCTTTAGTAAATGACCAAGTTAAGCGTTTAAGAAAATTACTATGTAGTCAAGAAACTATAAAAATTAGATTCGGATTTTATACTAGCCGCACTGAAAATGATAGGCACAAAGCAGAAGAAGCATTGGCGGAAGAATTACAAGCTTATGAGTCTGAAGAACTTTGGGAGTTATTTACACAAAAAGAAAAATCATCTCTCAATCTCAGCACTCGTGAAAGATTAATTGATGAAGCTATTGCCAAAATTCAAAAAATCCAAGCAATTTCTAGGCAAGAAATTTGGGAGAAGCCGCCTCATATATTAGTCACCAACTATTCTATGTTGGAGCATATGTTAATTCGTCCCGTGGAACGCAACAAAGTTTTTGCTACTTCAGCATCAACTTTTAAAATGTTAGTCGTGGATGAGGCACACACATACAACGGCTCGACTGGTAGTGAAGTGTCGATGTTGATAGAACGGCTAAAAGTTGCTGTCGAACAAGAAAAACCTGGAAAGATTCGCTGTATTGCTACCAGTGCCAGTTTAGGCGATGCTTCAGTTAATAATGAAATATTAGAGTTTGCTACAAAATTTTTTGGGGAATCTTTTAATCAAGTAATTCGCGGCGATCGCGTCAAGGCTATCGAAAGATTAGGTGAACCTTATCTATTATCTGCTGAACTTACTCACGAAGAAATATTAGCATATTTAAGCATATTAGAATTGCCTAAAATTGATGATGATTTAAGTATTTGGTTCGACAGACTGAGTGGCTTTGTACCTACTGAACATCTAAAAGCAGCAGAGACGAAAGCGCAAGGTGATGTTCACCAGTTTCTCTGGTATGCACTTAAACAACATCCTATAGTCCACCGCCTCATTGAATTTCTAAGCCGTCAACCCCAGCCTTGGGAGAAAATTACACAATCAACAGAATTCTGGTGTGTAAATTTACCGTTCAAATCTGACGGCACTATTGATGATACTGAGACAAAATTTGCCCTCGCTCATTTATTACAATTAGGCACTCTTGCTCGTGAGAATTCAGAAAGCTTACCATTACTGCCAGTTAGAATCCACCTTTTATTTCGTAGTTTAGAAGGGATGTATGCTTGCATTAATCCTCAATGTCCTGGTGGAGTTTGTGATCCAAATTATGAAGACAAACCTCGGCGATATGGTCGATTATATTTGAACGAAAAAAGAACCTGTGATGATTGCAATTCTCCAGTTTTAGAACTGGGTAGTTGTTATCAGTGCGGTCAAGCTTATGCCTTTACTCAAATAAATGGTGTATCTAAATTAGAACCATTACCGCGCTCAAATCAAGGTTTAAGAGAAAATGACAAAATATACACCCTGACTTCAGGATTATTAGACAGCATTACGGAGGAAGAAGAAATTGGAGAAGAAGAACAAGAATCTTCACCAACAAACACTTTAATTATTCGCCAGCGTGATGGTTGGATTGGACTACCCACATCAGTAACATTTACGAATAAATCTTCTGAACCAAATGAATTTTATTTAGCATGGCATCGCCCAAGAGATAAAGATGCAAAAGATTTAAGTGGCTGCTACCTTCCTAGATGTGCTGCCTGTGGAACACGGCCAATTCGCGCTCAAGCGATAAACCGCTTTGTAGCTTATACAGATGAACCTTTAGAGGCGATGATTGATAGCCTGTTTGATTTATTACCTGAATCTCAAGAAGATCAAGGTAGTGCGTCAAAACGCAAGCTATTAACATTTTCTGATGGTCGTCAGGATGCGGCATTCTTTGCTTCAGACTACCAGCGCACTCATACAGAAACAGTTTATCGGCAAATAATTTGGCAAGCATTTCAAGAGCTTAATCCTGATGATGATATTGTTTCCATTAATCAACTGATTAATAAAGTAAAACAGCAATTTTTAGAAACATCCATTCCTCATCCAGACCGAGATTCTAGAAAGAACTATCTCAGTTACTATCCTGATGATGAGGAAAGTTTAGAAAATTATAGAGACTGTCAAGATAGTGCAGAAGCTCGTGCTAAGGAATTATTATTACGGGAATTTGCCCTGCCTTTTAATCGTCGCTCTACATTGGAAGCCTATGCTTTATTTGCTTGTCATATTGAATTGAGGGATGAACGGTTAATTGAATTGGTAGCTCGTGAATTTGAGATTTCAAATGCTGAAGCCAAGATTTTCTTGATAGTTCTCACAGATATCATTCGTCGCACAGGAATTGTGAGTATTGATGGTGCATCGCGTTACTTCCCTGAAACTGGTGGAGTTGAAGGCGTTAGACCAGAAATGGTGGACATTCAAGGAAGGTCTAAAAATTATCTGTTTTTAGAAAAGTCACCTGATGAACAGAAGAAATTTAAAGATTCACCGTCATTTATACCAAAGTGGAAGCAAAAAACAGGTGAAGTTAGTCAAGTTCAAAATAGACTTGGTTGGTATTACCTACAGCTATTTGGTGACAACTTACCAAACAGAGATAAGTTTGTTGCTCTATTTAAACAATTAGAACAATTACGCTTATTAGAAAAAGCTAAAAATGGCCATCAATTGAACTGGACAAGATTAAATATTATTAAAACTCAGCATGATTGGTATCAGTGCGATCGCTGTCAACAAATTATCCATGTTCCAGGTTTATCTGATGTCCAAAAATCTCAGACTAAGTTGAATATTTTCGGTTGTCCAGCCTTCAAATGCACTGGTCAACTTCAGCCTTACTATGCGGAGAAAATAGAGCAAGTCAGAAACGAGCATTATCAGCAGTATATTATCAAAAATCGCCTACCTTTGCCGTTGCGATCGCAAGAACATACAGCGCAGTTAGGAGTCACCGAACTAGAAAGACGCGAAAACCGTTTTCGTCGCGGTCAAATTAATCTCCTGAGTTGTTCTACAACCTTAGAAATGGGTGTAGACATCGGCGAACTGCAAGCTGTGGTTTTACGCAACTTTCCACCCCATGTTAGTAACTACCAACAACGCGCAGGACGCGCAGGACGGCGTACTGATGGAGTGGCGATTACTTTAATGTATGGCCAGCGTCGTCCCCATGACCGATTTTATTTCGAGCAGCCTGAACAATTAATCGCAGGTAGTAATCAAATTCCTAAGCTTGATGCTGATAACTTCCAAATTCAACAGCGTCATATTCGCGCTGAATTACTAGCTGAGTTTTTGAAGACAAAGGAAAGAGGTGCAGAGAAAGTTACCATTGCTGAATTTTTCAGCTTACCTGTGCATAAGTTTGATTCTTTAGACACACCGCCACCCACAGCAATAGTTAGTGAATTACAAGAGTGGCTGCATAGTGATGATGCTCATAATTTGGCACAATTATGGATCAATAAGCTGAAAATTTCTTATGCTGCCACCGATATATTAAATCAATTTGTTGCCGCAATTTTAGTGTTTCAGCAAGCACAATTAGCAGATTGGAATGATTTAGTATTACTGCTTAAAGATATTCAAGACAGTATTACTGCTGAAACTGACCGTACAAAACGTAAGGGGATAGAGAAGCGACGGGATGGTATTGAAGCGGAGTTAGAAAAAATTGGGAAGCGCAGACTGCACGATGAATTAGTTCAAGCCAGTATACTACCGATTTATGGTTTTCCGATTGATGTAGTGCGGTTATTGACAGGGGAAAGTGATGAGTTTAAATCATCTCAAGGAAAGCATAGACTAGAACGCGATCGCCGTCTTGCACTTGGTGAATATGCACCTAGCCAAGATATTGTAGTTGACGACCGAGTGTATCAGAGTGTTGGCATTCTCAGACCGAGTGATTTAGAGCAAAAATACTATTGGGTTTGCAAGAATTGTAATCATTTTGAATCATCAATTTCTGAACAAATAATTGAACAATGTTCTGTCTGTGGATGCAAACCTACTCCGGCTGCTGCTGGCAAGATGAAGCTTTACAAAGTTCCTAAAGCCTTTACTACAGACTGGTCAGTTACGCCAAAAGTTACGCCATATACTAAACCGCAACGCCAACTAACCTCACAGGTATTTTTAGCCAAGTCTGGAGAAGACCAAGAACAATTAGAATCTGAATTTTACAAACTCACGGTCAATAAAGGCGGGATTCTATTTCTCGCAAATCAAGGAAGTTTGGGACGTGGTAAAGGCTTCAGTAAAGAAGGTTTTGCAATTTGCCAATACTGTGGGAGAGACCTAAGTGAACTGGTACAAAAACAGCGTGAAGCAAATAACGCCAAAGGTGGTAGCAAAAAAGCTAGTTCTAAAGCCTCATCAACTGCCCATAAACACCCAATTACTGCTAAAGATTGTTCAGGTACTGGATATCCACATATTCATTTAGGGCATGAATTTCGCAGTGATTTGTTAAAAATTGAGTTTCAGAAAATAGCAAACCTCAAACCTTTATTTGGTGACGTTGTTCATTATGGGGATGGTGGCACAGTTGCGTCTGTAACCGAACAAATATATCATGACACCGATGGTATGGCATTTTGGCGATCGCTAACCTATGCACTGATAGCCGCAGCCGCACAAGTAATTGATGTGCCTCGTTCAGAATTGGATGGTTTGTTTACACCATTACCAAATCAACTTGCCCAAATTATTATATATGACAACGTTCCAGGGGGAGCAGGTTATAGCAAGCGCATTGCTGATCACTTTTTTCAGGTATTAGAGAAAGCTTTAGAAATTACTGCGTCTTGTAGTTGTGATACAAGCTGCTATGACTGCTTAAGAACTTATTCAAATCAGCCATTTCATGCAGAACTCAATCGAAAAATAGTTGCTAATTTTCTCACGGATTTGGTTGTCAAACCAGACCCAGAACTACAAGCTTTTGCACCTAATGCGAATCGAGTGAAATTGTCCCAAATGGCTACACGCGTGCCTGCAATTTGTCGTATGGCTGGTAAGGAAAGTATGATTTACTTACCCAGCTTGATCGATACATTTAATTTAAATAATGGCTCGCCACTTCCTTGGTTAAAGCTGCTAAAAGATGCGGTTTATTCAATGCAGCGCAGTAATATTGCACTAGAATTAATTTTAAATCAATTACCAGAACCGAATACTGCTGCTTCTGATGCAACCAGGAGGAATTTGCAATTATTACAGAAGCATTTGCAACAGTGGGTAGACCAAGAATTACTCAAGCTGTATCAAACATCTGTTAATGATGTGCCAATTTTATGTTTAAGCACTCAGCAACAAAATCGCATTGCTTTACAATTACATCAACAGGAATGGTTTGAAACCAGAAGTGGTGAAGGTGTAGATACTGTATTTCAACGTTTACAAAACTTGCGATCGCAAGCTCGACCTGTAGAGGCAATAGAACTAGAAGACCCTAATACTACAGTTATCTTCCCTGATAGAACCTGGAGTAATTTAACAATAACGCAACTACGGCAAAGACTCGGCATAGACCGTGTTTTTTCTGGTGGAGGTGTGAAGATAGTTTATCGCGATCGCTACCTGAATGAAAAAGGAGGGAAAATCCTGGCTGATCTCTTACAAGGTGATGGCATAAATGAAAATTCCTCTGTCACAATTTGGGTTCTAGAAGATTATAAAGGAGAGTTAGGTTCTCAGCGAAAAGCTAATTTGGAGGCGGCACTTACTCAAATTCAACGTATGGGAGTTTCTACAACTGTGAAAGTTCAGCCTTGGTATGAACGCTCTTATTTTCCTCATTCCCGCGAGATGGAAGTGCTGACAGCAAATGGTCAGCGATACAAAATTATGTTTGATAAAGGGATGGATTTCTTAGAGCTAAAAGCAACTGGTGTTTATTCAGTAACAGAATCGACATATGTTGTAATTAATAAGCAGGATTGA